Part of the Pseudomonas abietaniphila genome is shown below.
GAACGCGGTCTGAACCGGCGCTGAACATCCGGGCAATGGGCGAGTCGGAACCTGAACGGCACCATCGTCTAGGCTGAATGCCAGACGCGCCCCTCAACAGAAGGAGAACACCATGCGGCTGCTGATAGCGTTCACCCTCATCTGCCTTGCGAGCCTGGCTCAGGCCGAGGTAAAAACCCGCACCATCGATTACCAGAGCGCCGACGGCACCAAGCTGGTCGGCTATTACGCCTACGACGACGCGATCAAGGGCCCGAGACCCGGCATTGTGGTGGTTCACGAGTGGTGGGGCTTGAACGACTATGCCAAGCGCCGCGCCCGCGATCTGGCCGCTTTGGGTTACAGCGCCATGGCCATCGACATGTACGGCGAAGGCAAGAACACCGAGCACCCGAAAGACGCCATGGCGTTCATGCAGGCCGCAACGGCCGACGCGGGCGCCTCGAAGAAGCGTTTCGATGCCGGGCTTGAGCAGTTGAAAAAGCAGCCCGAGACCAATCCACAGAAACTGGCTGCCATCGGCTACTGCTTTGGCGGCGGCGTGGTACTGGATGCCGCACGACGGGGCGAACCGCTGGATGCCGTCGTGAGTTTCCACGGCGCGCTGACCACCAAGACCCCGGCCAAGGAAGGGGTGACCAAAACGCCGATGCTGATCGAGCACGGCAATGGCGACACCATGGTGACCGCCCAGAACGTCGCCGACTTCAAGAAAGAAATGGACGCCGCCAAGGCTGACTACAAGTTCGTCGGCATCGACGGCGCCAAACACGGCTTCACCAACCCGGACGCCGACAAACTGAGCCACGGCGACCATGGCGGGCCGGACATTGGCTACAACCAGGCGGCCGACATGAGCTCGTGGGCTGACATGAAAGCGTTTCTGAAAGAGCAGTTTGCGAAGAACTCGACGATGTAATGGCTAAAGTCCTTTATAGGAGCGTGGCTTGGTGCGGGTCGCGTTTGGATGAATGCGGTGTGTCATTCAACCCAGATGTTTCTTGATCCACCGCATTCGCTGCCCTCGTAACCTCGGACGTCTCCCACAGGGACCGAGTTGATGCATAAATCTGTGTACCGACCTCTGACCGGTGGGAGCCGGCTTGGTGCGGGCCGCGTTCGGACGAATGCGGTGGGTCTGCAGCATCAATTTTGGCTGACACACTGCATTCGCGGCCCTCGTAACCTCGGATGTCTCCCACAGGTATTGGCGGTGTTCCGGAAATCTGAGGCAGGCATCGAGCCGGTGGGAGCCGGCGGGGTGCGGGTCGCGTTCGGACGAATGCGGTGCACGCGGTCGTTGATGATCACCCCGTTCCCCCGGCAAAATGCCGCCCATGACTCATTCTAGCGACCTCCCGCCCTGCTGCCCCGTCCTCACTGCGCACTGGCCACTGCCCAAGGCGCTGGACCGTGTGGTGCTGGTCAGCAGCCCGTTCGATCCGCAGAAACTTGCCGATGGCGATTTCCAGCGGTGCCTGATCGAACCGCCCGCGAGCATTCAGCGCTCGGTTGCCAAACGTCAGACGGAGTTTCTGGCCGGTCGTCTGTGTGCTCGTGAGGCGATGCGCCTGCTCGACGGCCGGCTGCATGTGCCGCTGATCGGCGACGACCGTGCGCCGGTCTGGCCGCAAGACCTGTGCGGCTCGATCACCCACAGCACCGGCTGGGCCGCCGCCGTCGTGGCCAGCAAGCAGCATTGGCGCGGGCTGGGCATGGATGTGGAACAGGTGATGAGCAGCGAACGCGCTTCACGGCTGGCGGGTGAAATCCTCACGGCCGATGAAATGCAACGCATGGCAGACGGGCCTGAGCATGAGGTTGCGCTGCGGGTCACCCTGACCTTCTCGCTGAAAGAGGCGCTGTTCAAGGCGCTGTACCCCGTCGTGCTCAAACGGTTCTATTTCGAAGACGCCGAGGTGCTGGAGTGGTCGGAAACCGGCCATGCACGGCTGCGTTTGAAGATCGACCTGTCAGAGGAATGGCACAGCGGCAAGGTGCTGGAGGCGCAGTTCAGTGTGCGGGATGGGCAGTTGTTGAGTCTGGTGGCGATCGCGAACTGATCCAATGCCGAAGGCCACCGGAGATCTCCTGTGGGAGCGACCTTGGTCTGCGCTGCATCCGAACGAATGCTACGCGCCAGACCCATCACGGCTGAATGACACTCCGCATTCGTCAGCAAGCTAACGCCCACCGTTTGATGTACAGCCAGCCGTGGATGCATTGCACTCAGATCTGTGGGAGCGAATTCATGCGCGATTGGCCGGCAGGGTCGACACATGCAGGTCGTCTGCCAGATGCTTCGCGAATGAATTCGCTCCCACAGATTTACTCCCATGGTCCGACCCCGCGATCCTGATCGTTCCCACGCTCGGCGTGGTAACGCAGTGGTTGACGCTCTGCGTCAACTTGCACGTAGAGCGGCCCGACAGGCAATTTCACTCAGAGCGTGGGAACGATCGTAGCGCGCTCCTGCAGGTCAGCGTGACAACGGACAATGCTCACACCGCCCCACCCACTCAACCCGATGACTCAAGCAGCAACTGCGCCGCTGCCTGAGCGACTGCCCGTCGTTCCCTTCTATATAGGTAATCGCGTTGAACAGCGGATTACGCGTGCCATCCGGCTTTAGTCTTTCGCGCAACAACCCGTAACCGGGTGCCAGCGACACGTCGCTGACCGCCGCTAACTCACGCAGACAGGTTTCCAGATAATCTCCGGCATTGCCCCACAGCACGCCGGGCGCGACGCTGCCGTAGGCGCTCAAGCGGTCAATCACTTGCTGCAGGTTGTCGAGCAGCGGCGCGAAACGCTCGAACGGATCACCCGAGTTCGACGCGTCAAACAGAGCCCCTTCAAAACGCACGCCATCGAGAAAACCTCGCTCATGCAGTGCGAACGACAGTTGATCAACAGCTAACGGCCAACTCACGCCATGCACCAGACTCGCCACCATTACCGGCGGAATCAGCTGCATCGCGTAGTACTTCATCCATTGCGACACCAGCACCGGTTGCTGGTCAGGCATCAATTCCGGACCGTACACCTGCAATAGCAGGCGATCCAGCGTCTCCCGGCGCAGCAACTCAGCCAAGGGCACAACCGGGCGCGCCTCGTCGAGCACCAGGGTTTTCGCAAAGCCGGCCAAGGCCCCTTCAAACACATCGCGCCTCACGCATCACCTTGCTGACGCGGCCAGGCCAGGCTGAAACACGCCCCGCCCAATGCCTGGCTGCGCCCGATCAGCGCGCGCCCGGCGTGCCAATAAATGATGCGTCGCACGATCGACAACCCGAGACCATGCCCGCCCGACGCCCGCGTGCGGCTGTCGTCCAGGCGCATGAACGGGGTGAAGATACGGTCCCACGCGCTTTCCGGCACGCCGGGGCCGTCGTCTTCGACATCAATGCGGCAGCGTTCCTGACTCAATTGATAACCCACCCGCACCTCGGATTCGGCATGACGCATCGCATTGCTGACCAGATTCTGTAACGCCCGATGCAAGTAACGCGGCTCCGCTTCCACCCAGGCCTCATTTCCTGACGAGGCATCGTCGCTGACAGAGATGCACTGCCCGCGCGTCACCGTCACATTGGCCCGCAGCGGCGACAGTTCGGCGATGACCTGATTGATCAAGGCGTCGAGGTCGATGCGCTGGAAGTTCAGGGTCGGCGAGCCCTGCTCCAGCCGCGCGTAGGTCAGCATCTCGTCCACCAGCTTGTCGAGGTCCTGAATGTCGTTGTCCATGCCGACCATGTACTTGTGCCGCGCCTCCGGGGTGCTGGCGTCGGCGATCATCTCCAGCCCGAAACGCAGACGCGCCACCGGCGTGCGCAGTTCGTGGGACACCGCGCGCACCAGTTCACGCTGAATCGTCAGGGAACGCTGCAAATGCTCGGCCATGCCGTTGAAAGCTTGCGCGAGTCGCCCCACCGAGTCCGTGCCCGTGGTCGGCACGCGGGTTTCCAGGCTGCCCTGGGCGATCTGCGTCGCGGCCGCTTCAAGGCCGCGCAGGCGATGCTCCAGACGGCGCACCAGCAAATACACCACCAACCCGATCAGGCACAGGCCGAGAAAGGCAATCAGCACCAGTAATTCAGGTGGATAAGGGTTGAACTGGTACAGCGGGCCTATCTCCAGCACCCATGGGGTTTCGCCGACACCAGACAGCACGCGGATCGCGTCGCCGCCCTTGCCCAGCGCCATCACCGTGTCGCCTTCATCGAGACGCCGACGCTGGTCATCATCGACATCGACCTTATCCAGCTTGATCAGGTGCATGTCGAACCCGAAACCCTTGCTCAGACGCAGGGTTTCCAGCCTCACCGGCTGCTCATCGACGGGATAGCGCACTAGTTCGTCGAGCAGCAGGAAAATCGTCGCGCGAGCCAGTTGCTCGCTGATCTGTTGCACTTCGCCGGTCAATAACACCGCGCTGCCCGGCTTGCCGGACACGGCAGCCTCGACTTCACGGAACACCCGCGCGGCGTGAGGGCCGGTCTGTTCCACCACCACCTGGCCGCGACTCAGGCGATTGCGCGCGCCGCCGTCCAGATGCGCCTGTTCGGCGGTTTCCAGCACCAGCGGAATGCCCAGCAAACGTTCCCACACCGCCAGCGCCCGCGTGCGCTCGATGTTGTCCATCAACTTAAGGTTGTCGGCCATCAGCGTGAAGGTGCCTTGAGCCAGATGCTCGCGGTACTGCTCCCCGCGCACCTTGTTCGCCAGGTGCAACGTGAGCACGCCGAGCAGCGCCACCAGCACCAGGACGCCGAGCATGCCGCCATAGATACGCAGGAAGATGGAATGCATGGGTCAGCCGTTGAGCATGAAGTTGTTCATGTCCCTGGCGGCTTCCGGCACGAACAGATACCCCTTGCTGCGCACGGTCTTGATCAGGCGCGGATGAATCGGGTCATCGCCGATTCGGGGGCGGATTTTCGAGATGCGCACATCGATGGAGCGGTCCTGACCGTCGTAGCCAACGCCTCTGAGCGCGGTGAAGATTTCCTCGCGGGACAGAATCCTGCCGGCGTTGGCGACCAACAGCCACAACAGGTCGAATTCGGCGCTGGTCAAGTCGATGCTTTTTTCATTGAGCCACGCTTCGCGCAACGCGTTATCCACCACCAGCGGACCGAAGACCAATCGACGCTGCTCCCGGGTCGGCGCCTCGGCCGCTTCGCTGCGCCTCAACAGCGCATGAATACGCGCCAGCAGCACACGCGGGTGAACGGGTTTGCAGACGAAATCATCGGCCCCCATGTCCAGCCCCTGAACCTGATCGCTGTCGTCGGTGCGCGCAGTGAGCATGAGGATCGGGCCGTCGTATCGATTACGCACCTTGCGGCAAATGCTCAGACCGTCCTCGCCCGGCAGCATGAGGTCGAGAATCACCAGATCCGGCTGCTCCTCGATAATCCGCTGCGCCGCCTGCGCGCCATCGCTCTCCACACCGACACGCAGGCCGTTGCTCTCAAGGTAATCGCGGGTCAGCTCGGCGAGTCGTTGATCGTCCTCGACGATCAGCACCTGCCAGGGTTCTTGCTGCACGGTCCGTATCTCCTGGTGTTTGTTCTTATTAATAGCGCCGCGATATATCCATTGTAGGAGCGTGGCTTGTCCCGCGATCGGCCGGGAACCGGCCGTAAAATCGGACAACGCTTTTTGTCTGAAACATGCATTTGCTGGATGGACTGTCGCTGCGCAACAGATCGCGGGACAAGCCACGCTCCTACAGAACGGTGTTGATCCGACGCAATAGTACCCACTCACCCAACATGACACACGACATGCCAAACCACCCGTCCGTCGTCCTTGCCAACCCCATATTTTGTGATAGGGTTCGCGCCCGCAAAAAACCGGGAAATTGATTTTCACCCTCGAAAAATCACGCGTCGGCGGCTCATCCCAGTCCCCATGCGGCCTACACGCGACTTCGTCGTTTCGCACACAAATTACACACAGCTTTATCCACAGGTTAAGCCTGTCAGGAACGTTGCAATTGGTGTCCGAAACGCATTATCTTGTACCCCGTCGCTCGTGGAGACCCTACATGTAGGGGTTGGCTCGAAAAACCAAACACAAGTGACCGAGAGATTTCAAGCACTTTTTCTCGCATCAAACGGGTTGAAATGCCCCGGTTTTACCGCCTGACCGCTCACACGCGAATGGCAGACACTCAGGCTTCATGATCTGCGCGTAACGGTACAAGTGTTGCAACATTAAGTGTGCATTCTGCATCGAATTTTTACAGGGCGACGGACTCAGAACCGCGCCCTTTTGGACTTCAAAGCCAGGGTCGGCCTCCTTCAGCCTTCCCATCCGTTTTGAAGTCATTGGACTGGCGTTTGTCAGTCAACTGCCTCAAGACGGAACGGTGGACGCCTACAGCGTCCAAATAAACATAGAGAACGTGGAGACACCCATGCAAACAGACACAACTCGCGAGAATCCTCAGGCCATTGCGCCGCAGACAGGTGCGACCCAGCAGGACCTGTCCGCGACCGCACCGGGTCAGCTGCGCGTGATCAAGCGTAACGGCACCGTTGTTCCGTACACCGATGACAAGATCACCGTCGCCATCACCAAGGCTTTCCTCGCAGTTGAAGGCGGTACCGCCGCCGCGTCGTCGCGTATCCACGACACCGTTGCACGCCTGACCGAACAAGTCACCGCGACCTTCAAGCGTCGCATGCCGTCGGGCGGCACCATCCACATCGAAGAAATTCAGGATCAGGTAGAACTGGCGCTGATGCGCGCCGGCGAGCAAAAAGTGGCTCGCGACTACGTGATCTACCGCAACGAACGCTCCAAAGAGCGCGCCGGTCGTGGCGGCGAAGCCCCTGTACAGGCTCACCCGTCGATCCGTATCACCACCAAGGACGGCAGCCTCGCGCCGCTGGACATGGGCCGCCTGAACACCATCATCACCGAAG
Proteins encoded:
- a CDS encoding dienelactone hydrolase family protein; this encodes MRLLIAFTLICLASLAQAEVKTRTIDYQSADGTKLVGYYAYDDAIKGPRPGIVVVHEWWGLNDYAKRRARDLAALGYSAMAIDMYGEGKNTEHPKDAMAFMQAATADAGASKKRFDAGLEQLKKQPETNPQKLAAIGYCFGGGVVLDAARRGEPLDAVVSFHGALTTKTPAKEGVTKTPMLIEHGNGDTMVTAQNVADFKKEMDAAKADYKFVGIDGAKHGFTNPDADKLSHGDHGGPDIGYNQAADMSSWADMKAFLKEQFAKNSTM
- a CDS encoding 4'-phosphopantetheinyl transferase family protein; this translates as MTHSSDLPPCCPVLTAHWPLPKALDRVVLVSSPFDPQKLADGDFQRCLIEPPASIQRSVAKRQTEFLAGRLCAREAMRLLDGRLHVPLIGDDRAPVWPQDLCGSITHSTGWAAAVVASKQHWRGLGMDVEQVMSSERASRLAGEILTADEMQRMADGPEHEVALRVTLTFSLKEALFKALYPVVLKRFYFEDAEVLEWSETGHARLRLKIDLSEEWHSGKVLEAQFSVRDGQLLSLVAIAN
- the fhuF gene encoding siderophore-iron reductase FhuF, which translates into the protein MRRDVFEGALAGFAKTLVLDEARPVVPLAELLRRETLDRLLLQVYGPELMPDQQPVLVSQWMKYYAMQLIPPVMVASLVHGVSWPLAVDQLSFALHERGFLDGVRFEGALFDASNSGDPFERFAPLLDNLQQVIDRLSAYGSVAPGVLWGNAGDYLETCLRELAAVSDVSLAPGYGLLRERLKPDGTRNPLFNAITYIEGNDGQSLRQRRSCCLSHRVEWVGRCEHCPLSR
- a CDS encoding ATP-binding protein, whose product is MHSIFLRIYGGMLGVLVLVALLGVLTLHLANKVRGEQYREHLAQGTFTLMADNLKLMDNIERTRALAVWERLLGIPLVLETAEQAHLDGGARNRLSRGQVVVEQTGPHAARVFREVEAAVSGKPGSAVLLTGEVQQISEQLARATIFLLLDELVRYPVDEQPVRLETLRLSKGFGFDMHLIKLDKVDVDDDQRRRLDEGDTVMALGKGGDAIRVLSGVGETPWVLEIGPLYQFNPYPPELLVLIAFLGLCLIGLVVYLLVRRLEHRLRGLEAAATQIAQGSLETRVPTTGTDSVGRLAQAFNGMAEHLQRSLTIQRELVRAVSHELRTPVARLRFGLEMIADASTPEARHKYMVGMDNDIQDLDKLVDEMLTYARLEQGSPTLNFQRIDLDALINQVIAELSPLRANVTVTRGQCISVSDDASSGNEAWVEAEPRYLHRALQNLVSNAMRHAESEVRVGYQLSQERCRIDVEDDGPGVPESAWDRIFTPFMRLDDSRTRASGGHGLGLSIVRRIIYWHAGRALIGRSQALGGACFSLAWPRQQGDA
- a CDS encoding response regulator, whose product is MQQEPWQVLIVEDDQRLAELTRDYLESNGLRVGVESDGAQAAQRIIEEQPDLVILDLMLPGEDGLSICRKVRNRYDGPILMLTARTDDSDQVQGLDMGADDFVCKPVHPRVLLARIHALLRRSEAAEAPTREQRRLVFGPLVVDNALREAWLNEKSIDLTSAEFDLLWLLVANAGRILSREEIFTALRGVGYDGQDRSIDVRISKIRPRIGDDPIHPRLIKTVRSKGYLFVPEAARDMNNFMLNG